The sequence AAGATAATATATTTTGTCATGTAAACGTAAAAAAACTTCATTACAGTTTTCATCTGATATGCGAAACGTTATCACATTACTATAATATTTGGTGGTACCACTGCCTAACTGATGCTTCCATCTTTCAGGTAGCTTCTCTAACAAATGTGCAACAAGTGAGCAGAAGAAACCACGTGGAAGAAATCCCGATTTAAACCGAATCAATAGAGGCTCGCTTAATAGAAATCTACAGTTATCACTGTACTGCATTGTGCTTGGAAGAGAACAGGGTAGGTAGTAATATTCAACTTTTTTAATATCTTGTTCTATTGTCACAGTGGTAATCACCTTTAAATtctccaaaattttaaaaaagttTTGTAGCTCTGTTTTGCTAATACCTTTAACTTTCAAATCAATACGTCCCTCATCAAGTAAGTATTTTGCTAAAAGTCTATTGTCACTGAACATTTCTAGGCTGTCTTTAGTAAAATGTATGTCTTCTGCAGACAAATGCATTATTTCAGCTAAATTGGTAAAGAGCCACTGATGATTAATAATCACCCAGTTACACAATTTGAAATGTAGCACAACTCCTAAAACATGAAAGTATTCTAAACTAGCTATGATTTCTTCTTTGTCTGCTATGAAAGCATTTTCTTTTGCCATTTTTTCATATTCTTCATATGACATGTATTTTATATCACGTAATTCTTGTATTTCAAGTTCTAGATACATCCATTTGATAGGTAGTTCAATATCTTCTGTATTTTCAGCTAATTTTTCAACCTCTTGACGGATAATTTCAACTTCAGCACCTTCTGTTTCACTATTACCTGCAGTGGTATTATCTACTGGAAATATAATGCTATTTTTGGGCTGTAGCAAatattcacaacaatttctcTCTTTAGCAATTGAATACAACTTTTTATTAACTGTTTTCATTATTTCTGCTTTTTCTTTTTCATCTCTTTTCCCAATTTCATCGTAATGTGTACCAATAAAACTGATATGTGATTTTTTAGCCTTTACATACTGCGTTTCGGTATGTTCAACTTCAGTTGATGGCTCAACTGAATCAGTGATAAAACACATTAAGAGTTGAATCATATCTAAATATGAATAGTTTAGAAAATAAGTTGGAGCTTCATCATGTCCTTTTCTCTTATAGCGTACTTGCACCGTGTCCTCCAGATTTTTAGTCAAGTCATGAACAACAAAGTTAATGGTGGGTATACTGTTAATGGCTGGTAACAACATTATGTATTCTGGCTGACCTCCAGTGTCAAGTATAGTAATCATTTTTACTGTATCGCCTATTTCAAAAGTATCAGAAAGTTCAGAACTATGTAGAATCTTGTCTTCCATATTGTTTTGTGGTTTGTCAGTGGTCAATGAATGATCTACATTGTCAGGTGCTGTATTAGTAGAACTTGACATTTGTTGAGATGGCTTCTTACTTACCAAATTACTTTCATAAAACATGCGTAGCTTTAAAAAAGTCTTTAATTGTCCTAATTGATTTTCAAAATCGCGTTTTAGCCATACTGATTTACCTTCTTGCTTCAACAAGCTATAACTTTGTACTGCCACACCTTGTTTTGTTTccaatatttcagtactttcatAGTTACCTGAAAAATCTGACCCAAAAAGTAAACAACCAAAACTTGATTTTCCAGCAGCAGCTGGTCCTGACAGCAAAATTTTGATGTGTTGAATCTTTATAACCATGTTGTTTTTCTTTGCTTCAGATAAGTATTGCAAATACATCATGTCTACACGACAGGAAACACAAACAGataataaactagcagtgaaAATTTGAAAACAAATAAATATTTGGGACACCAAAATGTTATGTCAATAGCAACAATATTTTATGGAACACTGGATGTATAATGCGGTCCTTTCAATGCATAAACCATTAGATGCTCTATTAGCATCTAATCAGTGCTATGGAATCGTTTATGGATAAactgcagagtttactaaaggcctagataggtaagcttgcttgtatacaggtaagcttgcttgtatacaggtaagcttgcttgtataGTGGTTGATCGATCCATGCAGAGTGGCTAGCTTATGTCCGTATTCGAAAACGTGCGGAAACGATCAATGAATAAGCTATATAGCCAGTGGCGaatctagacctgacctacagggcgGCCAAGTACGGCACAGCattgtatggctgtaatatGAAGTAAACTTcaaaggggtctgggggtgcaactcCCAAAAGCTGCAGAATTTTGCAAATTGAAGGCTTGAAACGAGCCTAAAATTCATGCTAAGATTTTTCATGGCCTTCCCTTAGAATCACCTATGGCTATAGCACTATAGTCCTCACCTTAACCCAACCTTTTTCAACTCTtaggatggcaaggataacaaaatgctctctgCCTGAGTGGTTGTCATGGCAAAATTCAAGTCGTGCATCCtgatcacgtgagtattaatcgatccccacaatcgattttggcatcaacatctatataatcactgcccagttgcaGCCCAGCCTACATTTCATATATAGCCTgggcagctcctttgatctgaggtgtgaaagctttacataagttataatgcactgaccacaatgtaatatacagatattgcactggctgcagtttttttgcagcattgcacaagtgctgGTAGCCAAGACCACCACAACACCTCATTTGATAGATGAAAAGACACGTCACGGTTCACTCAAATTCTTTTACAGTCTAACATGTAAAATTCAATTGTGGAACCACAATGCCACCAAATGTCACCAGACCAAATGTCGTCAATACatttaccaagcagccaatggcaatcAAAAAAGCCAACAAATCTAGTATAAACATAcagttatacatacatatgtatgtatataccttataatccaacaactgaatgtgttactgtataatactctcaatagcagcttgacgtattatattgaaatacgtcaagcgattagccaatagaattagtattacacttgtttgtcaaggtcccatgacaaaaatctataatactaatttgattggctaaaatagtgtggtgtgtttatattgtccaatttgacaactattgttaccatagtgatagatgcccccaaGGCATGACACAacatggttgcttagcaacggttgctaggtagcAGTTGCTACAgtaaaagtcattttgagaccatagcaacggttgccaggcaacggttgccaggcaacggttgctaagtgtgattggtcttttgcagtggttatttttggaATTTCttttgcctagtaacagttgctatggttgtcggattaatttgcaataggacggatggctgtggtattcgggattaatagttctcgcactgtaaacaggaaggaaatagtgctcggcttcgcctcgcactattttactccttcctgtttacaatgcttgcactattaatcccgaataccacagccatccgtcctattacatatacctATCTGGTGATATCTGAGCCCAGATTAAACCACAGTCCATCTTCAACAATGAGTTGAAAAAATTATTAGATTCTAAATATAACCTTCACCATTACATTTGATCGTGGCAACAAGTTTTTGTCTTGCCACTAGATTTGAGTGTAGCCAGCGTAGGAATTAGACTAGTagtgtttagtagttaggtttgtTTACGTATATCACCAATAATCAGGTTGGTAATCAGTAGAACCCAATAATTAGAAATCAGACAAGTGGACTAGGGTTCTATCACTGTTTAtttttgtggttaccacaaaacataaataaTTACCTAAATACACTCCAGAGCCGGTAGTTGAAAAAGGTAGATGTGGGTGGACacagacacggacattttcaaatgCACTATTACATCTACACAACAGTTAATGTCAGTTGTTTACATGTGTAGGCTATTTGACTAGTGACTGGAGGAATGAGTGAAGAGTATGGCATGAGGTCCCGGAACAGCTGATGGAACTCACATACAACAAATATTTGCACAGATATAGTATATTTACAGGTTACCTGATTTGAAGACACTACTACTGAATCTAACATCTGTCTGTTTGGGGTTGAATGGGAGTCAGGACTGACTCCATGGCCCGGGACCAGGTCACACCTCTCCAGGTGGACAGGGTATGAGGTGGGTGATTTCAACACTCTGACAGTCAATCCACGGTGAAGTAGGCGCTCAAAATTGCCCGCCAAAAATTCTAATATTGCGCATGTACTGCAGGGCTTGGATTACGGGTATACGTAAATGCTGTTCCGTGACCTTTCTCCATTAACTCCAGTTAACCTTTATTTAATTgtcatacctaacattgttctGTACAGTATAGTCTTCACTTCTAGGCCCAGGCATGATCTTCATGTAGctcttatccatttataagcacagGTGTGGAGGATTGGCTAGCATGCTACAAGTATTATAGACAATGTACTGTTGTACAAGTGCTCCAGAAATCTAATGCAGTTATGTAAAGATCCACCCTAGTTTACTGTGGTAGGCCAGATCCAGGACAGGAGCTCTTAGCTTTCACTATAAGTCATAAGTGCTTATACCTACTAAGGTGCTGGCTTGCGAGGCTAAGTTGGGCCATACCAGCTGAATTTCTATGAGTATCCATTAGATTTCTATAGTGTGTGTACAACAGTATATGATGTATGGGTACTCTGTAGCGTGCTAGCCTATCTTCTGCACATgtgcttatcatacagtatgatagtaactgtaggtgtggcccatgaaataatatcacccaaaaaccagcctcgattttccattgtgacgatgaggcagtattggtgaggtaaaactaagccgtaacaagctttcagatcgacctgaaacactttcaacaagttgctacggaattttaaaaaaattttattcaacggaattttctactgactgagtaactgactgatgccttcagacaagcgtaccgcgataacggctaaggctacgggcttgattttttcactgttcgacgtcgcttcggcccgacaggtgccttttggcataccgcagtacgtgcaatgcattcttcatggacttaccagtgtcctcctttgtgtcccattcatttttgctgacagggaaaggtgtcgatttggcgcgagcacgtgatgacttcccttcgaaatggaaatcgtccacatttttcatcgtggctatttcgattgcagaggtgcttttcaaacagttcttgattcgtactgctgtgtaacgggttgaacatagcctacagcaaagcgtaacggatacttcacttttcagacgataattaatatgattgggacgcgcggcacgatttctttcttttggtatgcgtggattgtagaggtgcttttcgaacagttcttgattctaaatgctgtgtaacgggttgaacatagctgacaatgaagcgtaatggatacttcacttttgagaCAATGATTGATATAGCCGGGAcgcgcggtgccttttcagatgcggtatgcgtgggttcaccaatcataataaaattatttacaaaaaaagttaacaaacaagtacacgaaaaaatttggaattttcaactagagtagggaccatagcacatcgataaaaagtactgaaacaagttggagtagtccatgatattaaatcactataaaacaataaagtgttatatccctactgtgcatttccgttatggtatcttgagcacagtagggatataacacttcttattgttttactgcgatttaatatcatggactactccaacttgttccagtacttttatcgatgtgctatggtccctactctagttgaaaattcctaatttttttgtgtacttgcaaATAATAAGTGCTACCCGAAGTCAATCTATATCTGGAAATGAAGTCTCTTGCGAAGGCTACTGTATAGAACAATGTTAGGTAGGAAAATAACTGTTGTGTATCAGTGGAAAAAGGAGATATGcgccattttagattttccattttctaaaaattagaatGGCTTATATTATTTTAGCCATGTGAATAATattgtcactaagtaaacaacagaatttataggttcatggcagtctcaaattaatttttagcaaatattacaataattcaattatgtcctAAAATTCTGTTCAATGGCCACTACATagtcacctaaattttcaaacagCACTTGTCCCTTTTTGCTGCTGGCCCCTTAAAATgcaaaagtgtattttaaaaatgtCCATGTCTGTGTCCACATCTGTGTCCGTGTCCGACAatatctgccttttccaactactcttccagagcctttgacaccagcccttcagtggtactgcagctgctaaagctgaatagactaatactAGTACTCATAGACTAATACTCACCAGCCTATTACAACTGATTTCTGAATATGGTAGAAACAGGTGTATAGGTTAGCTATCAGTAAAATAGGGTAAATAAATATTGGATATCAGTTTAGCCTTAAAAGTGAGAATCGGTACAACACGACTAATTAAACTATGattttttttgctcgagagaatcacggGTGATCGAGTGATCATGTATCAGTGCTGAGCACGAGCAaaacagtgaatgcaggttagtgcCATAACCCATAGCATATATACTAGCTTTGGTCAAATGCAATATTTCAGGTGGCTGGGATACTTGTAGAGGGAACATCACTGCAACATTCAGCATCCTCTTCCAACCTatttaggtgagtggtacacagCAGTTATATaatgtgcactcgtgctctacCTGTATAAATGCAACATACACCCTTCACTGATTTTTTTAAACAGACTCATTGCTAAGAATACAATTGTGACCTGTTTAACAAAAATCCAACTTGTTTGCACTTTTTAGTTGAACTTTTAcaacttctttgttgtctacatgGAGaggaaaaacaagttgatgttgtgtactgctaaaaaccaggcaccatgcagctagctaactcatctggaatcaactatgtattactattttattatgttgtgcaataaaacataattaatttattgtaattctttgATTTCGTGATTCATGAAATTTTcctaattcttcaattacattgctatgtacTGCTAAGGAAACGCTTGTTAAATAAGCCGCTTTACACACAGAATTAtcttttatagtttgactataaTGTTTTTTCCCAGAAATTCTCTTGacaagcctcaaagctgctcttcattttcgtacGCACACACTGGGGATATGCCTCTCCAACCagagggataggctattcctggtagtctacgaggcctgcactgttgtttctcaattgttaaatgcctgtaaaacctgAAGAGAAGGTAATTTtaaaagtctgaggagagttgccacacccacatttcagactgccaaaaagaaaccacctcagagcaaagtttaccagtGCATAAGTTAATACAGATTTCACTTCGCTTTTCCTTCTTACACATAAAAGCTACTTTTACtgtttaatgattttgctcaagtgggtgcatatggacaaacatagataggtaggtaggtaggtacgtaggtaggtagatagatagatagatagaaagatagacacacacacacacacatacacttttatgaaaacaatttcagtaaaccaggtgcatgcccacagcTGACCTTTGGCTGGTTGTgggtgcatgcctggtttaacAATGGGCTATTAAAGTGTCAGCTTTATCTGATGAgtacttttggagttatagtgatagacagaAAGAAGAGTataacaatcaatttgtacagtgcctatgtatatggaaaataaattacagcaGCCCATTAAATCAATCATACTGTACATCACGAGTGCAATAGACTACGGAGTTAGGACTTGTGCCATtatattcaccatgaactggggaatTCATCAAGGTACATGCAATTTTTGGCCTATATCCACCTATGCCATTACTCaaaaggctgttcaagcttagaaacagcAATAAACTTATGTTATAccacaacgtaaacaaacataGGTAAATCATGTTTACTTCAACTGGCACTgttgcagcaatttgctaaggaaaacaacagttctggCGATATAAACAACAGttccccttttctgttacaccttttcagtcagtcagtaagtaaagtcattaggtctaagtccctgaaattaggttaggtaatcctaagactGCAGcatatgttgctgtcagaccttcagtgctggtcactgtaaagtgctaattacataaccaagtacagtagaccctcagttatccggcCCCCGTTTAtccggaacctcgattatccggaattgaaaatgactgttctattagagtattttgagtataggtgtgcgttctattagagtatttcaatggagctctgtatataaatgtatgggcttcaattatccgaactattcacttatcc comes from Dysidea avara chromosome 4, odDysAvar1.4, whole genome shotgun sequence and encodes:
- the LOC136252148 gene encoding uncharacterized protein, producing MFYESNLVSKKPSQQMSSSTNTAPDNVDHSLTTDKPQNNMEDKILHSSELSDTFEIGDTVKMITILDTGGQPEYIMLLPAINSIPTINFVVHDLTKNLEDTVQVRYKRKGHDEAPTYFLNYSYLDMIQLLMCFITDSVEPSTEVEHTETQYVKAKKSHISFIGTHYDEIGKRDEKEKAEIMKTVNKKLYSIAKERNCCEYLLQPKNSIIFPVDNTTAGNSETEGAEVEIIRQEVEKLAENTEDIELPIKWMYLELEIQELRDIKYMSYEEYEKMAKENAFIADKEEIIASLEYFHVLGVVLHFKLCNWVIINHQWLFTNLAEIMHLSAEDIHFTKDSLEMFSDNRLLAKYLLDEGRIDLKVKGISKTELQNFFKILENLKVITTVTIEQDIKKVEYYYLPCSLPSTMQYSDNCRFLLSEPLLIRFKSGFLPRGFFCSLVAHLLEKLPERWKHQLGSGTTKYYSNVITFRISDENCNEVFLRLHDKIYYLELQVRHFDRDVDRSHQSKIVHVMQKLIKDVCNQLHFDHGRLEYGFFCHSDDTYSTDDHIVVFNPDKPLERVLECSKRPPHKTYIGKSHKVWFSKCDDVTKSKHPANYSSSADDSTDESATIERGSKKRRSQLAGAKKKKLDSATKSVVEGAVVIDQIKNKDDTPTMRDLNRYVTKKHATKWKDVGLELKLERGLLVTIQKDNPQDTVNCFEEVLDRWLKLTPSATWKELEIALTNANRMQLGHNPVEDLHGPANSQ